The following are encoded together in the Adhaeribacter arboris genome:
- the parS gene encoding type II RES/Xre toxin-antitoxin system antitoxin, with translation MKATREKRPASDPASRKKRATNVTTLLKEEPVPALSNSVDEKDGKNVFYLIKAVRAGVHFNLFQDFAAEVSFSQAEWSQYLHLSEKTLQRYKKEKSTFDPLQSERILEIMQLFKKGIAVFGDKNHFNTWLNTSNIVLGNGKPKDLLDSSFGIQLLQDELIRIEYGVFA, from the coding sequence ATGAAAGCTACCAGGGAGAAAAGGCCAGCTTCTGATCCGGCTAGTAGAAAAAAACGGGCAACGAACGTAACTACTTTATTAAAAGAAGAACCCGTTCCTGCGTTAAGCAACTCCGTAGATGAAAAGGATGGCAAAAATGTATTTTACCTGATTAAAGCCGTTAGGGCCGGTGTTCATTTTAATTTATTTCAGGATTTTGCCGCTGAAGTATCTTTCTCGCAAGCCGAGTGGTCGCAATACCTGCACTTGTCCGAAAAAACCTTACAACGCTATAAAAAAGAAAAAAGCACCTTCGACCCGCTGCAATCCGAAAGAATTTTAGAAATAATGCAATTATTTAAAAAAGGTATTGCCGTTTTTGGAGATAAGAATCATTTTAATACCTGGTTAAATACCAGCAATATTGTTTTAGGAAATGGAAAGCCAAAAGATTTACTGGACAGCAGCTTTGGCATTCAATTATTGCAAGACGAATTAATCCGGATCGAATACGGTGTATTTGCATGA
- a CDS encoding RES family NAD+ phosphorylase: MIVFRLSKQMYCTDLSGTGAFKVGGRWNSKGTALVYTADSRALSMAEVAVHIPVGILPKDYFLVSLRIPDDSVTEVEQSNLPPDWNAFPRSFSTQQFGDNFVKTGKSLVLKVPSAVVPGDFNYLINPLHPLIHQVTLVGEPAPFSFDSRLFQKI; this comes from the coding sequence ATGATTGTTTTCCGGTTGAGCAAACAAATGTACTGCACCGACCTTTCAGGAACCGGTGCGTTTAAAGTTGGAGGTCGTTGGAACAGTAAAGGCACAGCACTGGTTTATACCGCCGATTCGCGGGCACTGAGTATGGCCGAAGTAGCCGTTCATATTCCGGTAGGAATTCTACCCAAAGATTATTTTCTGGTAAGCCTACGTATTCCGGATGATTCGGTAACGGAAGTAGAACAAAGTAATTTACCACCTGACTGGAACGCCTTTCCTCGTTCTTTTTCTACCCAACAATTCGGAGATAATTTTGTAAAAACCGGAAAATCGCTCGTTCTGAAAGTTCCTTCGGCAGTAGTACCCGGTGATTTTAACTACCTGATAAATCCCCTACATCCGTTAATCCATCAGGTAACCTTGGTGGGAGAGCCGGCCCCTTTTTCTTTTGATAGCCGGTTATTCCAAAAAATATAA